One Lactobacillus sp. CBA3606 DNA segment encodes these proteins:
- a CDS encoding MMPL family transporter — protein sequence MKGSHRRFIIQALIWVVVMVAAIVMLPNVSQLVRDKGQTQLPSSAKSQVAQVIQDHWGRNQNNTRQVVVVFSNGDKPLTANQKQEIAGTIQRFKVQKSKYHVKSMTAASDNSAAKKQLISKDKSTELLQLMVGKNQTVENMTASITDGAKTSGVKTYITGSDILNDDFTQETEAGIQKTEIITVIFIFIVLTLVFRSPITPLVSLLSVGVSFIISLSIVMNLVNKFDFPLSNFTEVFMVVVLFGIGTDYNILLFDQFKEELSHGDSPVAATGRALKIAGRTILYSGSSVLIGFTSLGLANFSIYRSAVGVAIAVAVLLLVLLTLNPFFMAILGPRLFWPTKKFAGGSTSKMWHGISASSVRYPIIALVVVLGVSLPFIVTYDNQLNYDTLAELKDTIPAKQGFKVVQTHFSKGTAEPSTLYIKSDHALNNEKDLKVIDSLTKQLQKVDGVKTVASATQPGGSEISALYVKSQLGTVTSGMKSASKGLTKISSGLDSADSQLKGSNMSSGVSDAKELATGAKTVADGVVTYANGVYTVNNGLDQLNSKTGTLSSGVNQLASGSKQVSTGLNTLSSKTGTLASATSQLSTGANSLKTGVVTYTNGVYTVNNGLNTLNSKTGTLSSSVNQLFSGTQSLSTGLDQLSSNNATIANGTANLTSNVAKLQTGASSISNGLAQMDEQIKAGTGNFNTAQLTQLTQLAGELKAINEQMTTLTQLPGTIKQNISTLNTFKDTMATSQTHMDTIKSALESASSKDAAEASEPSTSVNANSVASAAIAAAGSSATDTEKSAISAAVASEVAAQNPNANSSTATTKAGSTTNAEDGLRALSALQTPINNMQKEAADLSNRLSGLSDVGTLAKSVIAGNEASMEAISKLQTAVASMQKIEVALEGTNTQLGLVPGSSQLTTGLSQLQSGTTTLASSLGEYTNGVSSAASGANQVNNGVGTLQSSIPTLTSAISALDAGTNKLVANSSALNSGASQLASGNGQLNAQVPTLVSGVNKLSSGASQVSTGMTSLQGQIPTLTSAISALDAGTNKLVANSATLADGASQVADGNQTMYTTLQSLVKQMATLQKGLGTASDGTKTINKGVGSANSYLVGLKKSDAAKTYYVPKSTLKGKTYKTALKAYMSGNNHATKMTIVLNDNPSSKAAMNKVNAIQTQATNALKGTSLAGSTIAIGGQTSTTNDTQSIASSDFIRTAAIMLIGILIALMVITRSVLQPFYILGTLLLAYIMSLSITRMLSSWFMGQDMLTWNTPFFGFIMLIALGVDYSIFLMMKYREFDNTSATPSTRIVRASAVIGAVVLSAALILSGTFAALMPSGVLTLIQVAMVVIIGLIILVFAIPAVIPSLIRLTYPLTDKMTDDDEAGEQTKRNRH from the coding sequence TTGAAAGGGAGTCATAGACGCTTTATAATCCAGGCACTCATTTGGGTCGTAGTAATGGTGGCGGCCATTGTTATGCTCCCAAATGTCAGCCAACTGGTTCGTGATAAGGGCCAGACACAGTTGCCGAGTTCGGCTAAGAGTCAAGTTGCACAAGTTATCCAAGATCATTGGGGACGTAATCAGAACAATACGCGCCAAGTAGTGGTGGTCTTTAGTAATGGTGATAAGCCATTAACAGCTAACCAGAAGCAAGAAATCGCTGGGACGATCCAACGCTTCAAGGTTCAAAAGTCGAAATATCATGTGAAATCAATGACGGCTGCGAGTGATAACTCAGCGGCTAAGAAACAATTGATTTCTAAAGATAAATCAACCGAGTTGTTACAATTGATGGTCGGTAAGAATCAAACCGTTGAGAATATGACCGCTAGCATCACAGACGGTGCCAAAACCAGTGGGGTGAAAACCTATATCACTGGGAGTGACATCTTAAATGATGACTTTACGCAAGAAACGGAAGCCGGGATTCAAAAGACTGAAATTATTACCGTCATCTTTATTTTCATTGTGTTGACGTTAGTCTTCCGGTCACCGATTACACCATTAGTTTCATTATTATCAGTTGGGGTCTCCTTCATTATTTCCTTGAGTATCGTGATGAATTTGGTTAATAAATTTGATTTTCCACTATCAAACTTTACTGAAGTCTTTATGGTCGTGGTGCTCTTTGGGATTGGGACCGACTACAATATTTTGCTATTCGATCAATTCAAAGAAGAACTCAGTCATGGCGATAGTCCAGTCGCCGCGACTGGGCGAGCGTTAAAGATTGCTGGACGAACCATTCTCTATAGTGGGTCATCTGTCTTAATTGGGTTCACATCGTTAGGTTTAGCGAACTTCTCGATTTATCGGTCAGCCGTTGGGGTTGCCATTGCGGTGGCAGTCTTGTTGTTAGTTTTACTAACCTTGAACCCATTCTTCATGGCAATCTTAGGACCAAGATTATTCTGGCCAACTAAGAAGTTTGCCGGCGGTAGTACCAGTAAAATGTGGCATGGCATTTCGGCCAGTTCAGTGCGTTATCCAATTATCGCGTTGGTCGTGGTTTTAGGGGTGTCGTTGCCATTCATTGTGACGTATGACAATCAATTAAATTATGATACTTTAGCTGAATTGAAAGATACGATTCCGGCTAAGCAAGGGTTTAAAGTGGTTCAAACGCATTTCTCGAAAGGGACGGCGGAACCATCAACCTTATATATCAAGAGTGATCATGCGTTAAATAACGAAAAAGATCTAAAAGTGATTGATTCATTAACGAAACAACTGCAAAAAGTCGACGGTGTTAAGACCGTGGCTTCAGCGACCCAACCAGGTGGCTCAGAAATCAGTGCGTTATACGTTAAGAGTCAATTAGGAACAGTAACAAGTGGGATGAAATCGGCAAGTAAAGGCCTCACTAAGATTAGTAGTGGCTTAGATAGTGCCGATAGTCAGCTCAAAGGGTCCAACATGTCATCTGGTGTCAGTGATGCTAAAGAGCTTGCTACCGGGGCTAAAACGGTCGCTGATGGCGTGGTCACTTATGCCAACGGTGTTTACACGGTTAATAACGGGTTAGACCAGTTGAACAGTAAGACTGGGACGTTATCTAGTGGTGTCAACCAGTTAGCAAGTGGCTCGAAGCAAGTTAGCACCGGGTTGAATACGTTAAGTAGTAAGACCGGGACGCTTGCCAGTGCCACGAGTCAGTTATCAACGGGGGCCAATAGTTTAAAGACCGGGGTCGTAACTTACACGAACGGCGTTTACACGGTTAATAATGGCTTAAATACGTTAAATAGTAAGACTGGCACGTTGAGTTCGAGTGTTAATCAACTATTTAGTGGGACCCAATCGTTGTCAACTGGGTTGGATCAGTTAAGTAGTAATAATGCAACGATTGCTAATGGCACTGCAAATCTAACCTCCAATGTGGCAAAGTTACAAACTGGCGCTAGCTCAATTTCTAATGGTTTAGCCCAAATGGATGAACAGATTAAAGCTGGGACAGGTAACTTTAATACGGCGCAATTAACACAATTAACGCAATTGGCGGGTGAGCTAAAGGCGATTAATGAGCAGATGACAACTTTAACTCAGTTACCGGGCACTATTAAACAAAACATTTCAACGTTGAATACTTTTAAAGATACGATGGCAACCTCACAAACTCACATGGATACCATTAAGAGTGCTTTAGAAAGTGCCTCCAGTAAGGACGCTGCAGAGGCGAGTGAACCTAGTACCAGTGTCAATGCCAATTCAGTTGCTTCGGCAGCGATTGCGGCAGCCGGTTCGTCGGCAACGGATACTGAAAAATCAGCCATCAGTGCTGCGGTTGCTTCCGAAGTTGCGGCACAAAATCCCAATGCTAATTCATCAACGGCAACCACGAAAGCTGGTTCGACAACCAATGCCGAAGATGGGTTGCGAGCGTTATCTGCGTTACAAACGCCAATAAACAATATGCAAAAAGAGGCAGCCGATTTAAGCAATCGGTTAAGTGGCTTGTCTGATGTGGGTACGTTAGCTAAAAGTGTAATTGCAGGCAATGAAGCTTCTATGGAAGCAATTAGTAAGTTGCAAACAGCAGTTGCCAGCATGCAAAAAATTGAAGTTGCACTCGAAGGTACCAATACGCAACTTGGTTTAGTACCTGGTTCTAGTCAATTAACGACTGGGCTGAGTCAACTACAATCTGGTACAACGACGTTGGCTTCCAGCTTAGGCGAATACACGAACGGTGTTTCAAGCGCTGCTTCGGGTGCTAACCAAGTTAACAATGGGGTTGGAACGTTACAATCATCTATTCCAACCTTAACGAGTGCCATCAGTGCTTTGGATGCTGGGACGAACAAGTTAGTTGCCAATTCCAGTGCCCTTAACAGTGGGGCCTCACAACTTGCAAGTGGTAACGGGCAATTAAATGCCCAAGTGCCAACGCTTGTGAGTGGTGTTAACAAGTTGTCTTCTGGTGCCAGCCAAGTTTCAACTGGGATGACGAGTTTACAAGGTCAAATTCCAACCTTAACAAGTGCAATCAGTGCGTTAGACGCTGGGACCAATAAGTTAGTTGCTAATTCAGCAACCTTAGCGGACGGCGCTTCACAAGTTGCTGATGGGAACCAGACCATGTATACCACGTTACAAAGTCTAGTTAAGCAAATGGCAACCTTACAAAAAGGCTTAGGTACGGCGAGTGATGGCACGAAGACGATTAACAAAGGGGTTGGGTCAGCGAATAGCTACCTAGTCGGTTTGAAGAAGTCGGATGCGGCCAAGACTTACTATGTACCGAAGAGTACCTTAAAGGGTAAGACTTACAAGACTGCTTTGAAGGCCTACATGTCTGGTAATAACCATGCCACTAAGATGACGATTGTCTTAAATGATAATCCAAGTTCGAAGGCGGCAATGAATAAGGTTAATGCCATTCAAACGCAAGCAACGAATGCGTTGAAGGGGACTTCCTTAGCAGGTTCAACGATTGCTATCGGTGGTCAGACCTCAACGACTAACGATACTCAATCAATTGCGTCGAGTGACTTCATTCGGACGGCTGCGATTATGTTAATCGGGATTCTGATTGCCTTAATGGTTATCACCCGTTCAGTCTTGCAACCATTCTATATCTTAGGGACCTTATTATTGGCTTACATTATGTCCTTAAGTATTACACGGATGCTCAGCAGTTGGTTCATGGGCCAAGACATGTTAACTTGGAACACGCCATTCTTCGGGTTTATCATGTTAATCGCCCTTGGGGTTGATTACAGTATCTTCTTGATGATGAAGTACCGTGAATTTGACAATACTTCGGCAACGCCAAGTACCCGGATTGTACGGGCTTCGGCTGTTATTGGTGCGGTTGTCTTATCCGCAGCGTTAATCTTGAGTGGGACCTTCGCGGCCTTGATGCCATCTGGGGTCTTAACCTTGATTCAAGTTGCAATGGTCGTTATCATCGGGTTGATTATCTTAGTCTTTGCGATTCCAGCGGTTATTCCAAGTTTGATTCGGTTAACGTATCCGTTGACTGATAAGATGACGGATGATGACGAAGCTGGCGAGCAAACCAAGCGTAACCGACACTAA
- a CDS encoding DNA-3-methyladenine glycosylase I: protein MTRCDWANSSPAMQHYHDTEWGQPVHNQQRLFELLCLETYQAGLSWQTVLNKRAAFNEDFYNYDIERVAAMTTADVDRLLTDARIIRHRQKLMATINNAKIIRDWPLKQAYSAWLWQFVNDQPIRQAWPTSRDLPATTTLAIEISKAMKKLGFKFVGPTTIYAYLQGAGLVNDHLASCDWAPEHRKTNY from the coding sequence ATGACGAGATGTGACTGGGCGAATTCATCGCCAGCAATGCAGCATTATCATGATACCGAATGGGGGCAACCGGTTCATAATCAGCAACGATTGTTTGAACTGTTATGCCTCGAAACCTATCAGGCTGGGTTGAGTTGGCAAACGGTGCTGAATAAACGGGCAGCTTTTAATGAAGACTTTTATAATTATGATATTGAGCGCGTGGCCGCCATGACCACGGCTGATGTGGATCGGTTATTAACGGATGCACGCATTATTCGGCATCGCCAAAAACTCATGGCGACGATTAATAATGCGAAAATTATTCGTGATTGGCCATTAAAACAGGCCTATTCAGCGTGGTTATGGCAGTTTGTCAATGACCAACCAATCCGGCAAGCCTGGCCGACTAGTCGTGACTTACCGGCGACGACCACCTTAGCGATTGAAATCTCGAAGGCTATGAAAAAATTAGGTTTTAAGTTTGTCGGCCCGACCACGATTTATGCTTATTTACAAGGCGCTGGCTTGGTCAATGATCATTTGGCGAGCTGTGATTGGGCGCCGGAACATCGAAAGACCAATTACTGA
- the spxB gene encoding pyruvate oxidase, which translates to MGKTVEASVAMLKVLEAWGVKQIYGYAGGSFNSTMHALDVEQARLHYVQVRHEQVGALAAAAAAKLTGQIGVAFGSAGPGAVNLLNGLYDAKEDHVPVLALVGQVAHTNMNYDYFQEFAEEPMFSDVAVFNRTVMTAESLPYVVDKAIRTAYKEKGVAVVTIPNDFGYVEIPDVAYDSASVPANTVTAPAIADDQIEHVLTLIKAAKYPVFHVGQGARGATEAMMQLADRLQVPIIITGLAKGVIPDSFAGNMGSAYRAASKAADELMAITDLVVSIGADYSFAQIMYTTHSFKYVQIELDVAKFGRHHHLDYGIHGDAKAFIKRALTLGEPAAPSPYYQAAQADMADWQRYLQRLSERTTDPLEYEQVYQEINRVAADDAIFSMDVGDNTINSFRFLKMNPKQKLLTSALFATMGAGVPGAIAAKLSYPERQAFNIAGDGAFSMVMQDLLTEVKYQLPIFNIVTSNQTLNFIKSEQEDVPQPYYGIDLIGADFAMIAEGMGVKGIKVERFDQLHAAFETAMAEIKAGRPVLIDAKITAKRGLPVEILDVDPAKTSAASVADFKHTYDAEELQPLSAYFSKFGVK; encoded by the coding sequence ATGGGTAAAACAGTTGAAGCATCAGTTGCAATGTTAAAAGTTTTGGAAGCATGGGGCGTTAAGCAGATTTATGGGTACGCTGGTGGATCGTTTAATTCGACGATGCATGCACTTGATGTGGAACAAGCCCGCTTGCACTATGTTCAAGTGCGCCATGAACAGGTCGGGGCTTTAGCAGCTGCGGCGGCAGCAAAGTTGACTGGTCAGATTGGGGTCGCTTTTGGGTCCGCGGGTCCAGGTGCTGTCAATCTTTTAAATGGCCTCTATGATGCTAAAGAAGATCATGTGCCAGTGTTGGCCTTGGTAGGGCAAGTGGCTCATACCAATATGAATTATGATTATTTCCAAGAGTTTGCGGAGGAACCCATGTTTAGTGACGTGGCGGTCTTTAATCGAACCGTCATGACGGCTGAAAGCTTGCCATACGTGGTCGATAAGGCCATTCGGACCGCTTATAAGGAAAAGGGCGTGGCGGTTGTCACGATTCCAAATGATTTTGGCTACGTGGAAATCCCCGATGTGGCTTACGATTCAGCGAGTGTGCCGGCGAATACGGTCACGGCGCCAGCAATTGCCGATGATCAGATTGAGCACGTGCTCACTTTAATCAAGGCGGCCAAGTATCCGGTCTTTCATGTGGGACAAGGGGCTCGCGGTGCTACCGAAGCCATGATGCAGTTAGCTGACCGGTTACAAGTTCCGATTATTATCACTGGCTTGGCTAAAGGTGTGATTCCAGATAGCTTTGCTGGCAACATGGGTAGTGCTTATCGTGCGGCGTCAAAAGCGGCGGATGAGTTAATGGCAATTACAGACTTAGTGGTTTCCATTGGGGCCGATTATTCCTTTGCACAAATCATGTATACCACGCATTCGTTCAAGTATGTCCAGATTGAACTAGATGTGGCTAAGTTTGGTCGGCATCATCACTTAGATTATGGGATTCATGGCGATGCGAAAGCCTTTATTAAACGGGCTTTGACGTTAGGTGAACCAGCGGCACCATCGCCATATTATCAGGCTGCTCAAGCCGATATGGCGGATTGGCAACGTTATCTGCAACGGCTCAGTGAACGGACCACTGATCCATTGGAATATGAACAAGTTTATCAAGAAATCAATCGTGTCGCAGCCGATGATGCCATCTTCTCAATGGATGTCGGTGACAATACGATTAATAGTTTCCGTTTCTTAAAGATGAATCCGAAACAAAAATTATTAACTTCGGCATTATTTGCAACCATGGGTGCCGGCGTGCCAGGAGCGATTGCAGCAAAGTTAAGTTATCCAGAACGCCAAGCATTCAATATTGCGGGTGACGGCGCCTTTTCAATGGTCATGCAGGATTTATTGACCGAAGTGAAATACCAATTGCCAATCTTTAATATTGTGACGTCGAATCAAACGTTGAACTTTATTAAGTCGGAACAAGAAGATGTGCCACAGCCTTATTACGGAATCGATTTAATTGGCGCTGACTTTGCCATGATTGCAGAAGGCATGGGCGTTAAGGGGATTAAAGTCGAACGATTTGACCAACTGCATGCGGCCTTTGAAACCGCGATGGCAGAAATCAAAGCCGGTCGTCCGGTACTCATTGATGCCAAGATTACCGCTAAACGGGGTTTACCAGTTGAAATCTTAGATGTTGATCCAGCGAAGACATCAGCAGCGTCGGTGGCTGATTTTAAACACACTTATGATGCTGAAGAATTACAACCACTGTCCGCTTATTTTAGTAAATTTGGGGTTAAATAG
- a CDS encoding ABC transporter permease, protein MNFFKRAWLNLTAKKGRSVLLILVTSAIMLFVLAGLLIRNAADTATSNAKQSVGATVTLAANRDAAFKKMRSASTSKKSKPTLTTSPVKLSDAKKIAKLNNIASYSATVSTSANAKDFDAISTSSSSQGGGMKGMGGASTTSSGDIAISGVTSTSATSDFENSTSKITKGRGITTADEGTTNVVIESELAKEDSLSVGDTIKLKATTGSKTTYTMKIVGVYKASSSTTTAQGPDATDPSNSVYTSYTFANTVKGSKYKNTADSITFNVSDPAKVSAVKKAGKQLINTSKYALTTDDSSYQTVKASMNNVKSFADKIVWLVAIAGTIILALIVILMIRERRYEIGVLLSLGEARWKIVAQFFVEMVMVLVVSIVIAGIGGKFVGNQLGQQLVSQQTTTATTSTTSTQTGQPGGTGGGAPSGTTGGSKPSGNMGGNPGSSTTSATASQKQTELDISVTIMDLVELGGFGLAIMFLSIMLASGGILRLQPKKVLIE, encoded by the coding sequence GTGAATTTCTTTAAACGCGCATGGCTTAATTTAACAGCGAAGAAAGGGCGCTCGGTCCTATTAATTCTGGTCACATCAGCTATTATGTTATTTGTATTGGCCGGTCTTTTGATTCGAAATGCCGCTGATACGGCAACGAGTAATGCGAAGCAGAGTGTCGGGGCAACCGTCACGCTGGCTGCAAATCGCGACGCTGCTTTTAAGAAGATGCGAAGCGCATCAACGAGCAAAAAGAGCAAGCCGACTTTAACGACTTCGCCCGTTAAGTTAAGTGATGCCAAAAAGATTGCGAAACTTAATAACATTGCCAGTTATTCGGCAACGGTTTCGACGTCTGCAAATGCTAAAGATTTTGATGCTATTTCGACTTCTAGTAGTAGTCAAGGTGGTGGTATGAAAGGGATGGGTGGCGCAAGTACCACCAGTTCCGGCGATATTGCGATTTCTGGGGTAACATCAACCAGTGCAACTTCTGATTTTGAAAATAGCACGAGCAAAATTACCAAAGGCCGCGGGATTACCACGGCTGATGAAGGCACGACTAATGTCGTCATTGAAAGTGAACTTGCCAAAGAAGATAGCTTGAGTGTGGGTGATACCATTAAACTTAAAGCGACCACCGGAAGCAAGACGACTTATACGATGAAGATTGTTGGGGTCTACAAGGCTAGTTCTAGCACGACGACTGCCCAAGGGCCAGATGCAACCGATCCATCGAACAGTGTCTATACATCATATACCTTTGCGAATACGGTCAAAGGCTCGAAATATAAGAACACGGCTGATTCGATTACGTTTAACGTCTCGGATCCAGCTAAAGTGAGTGCGGTTAAAAAAGCCGGTAAACAATTAATCAACACGTCGAAATATGCGTTGACGACGGATGATAGTAGTTATCAAACGGTCAAGGCGTCGATGAATAACGTGAAGTCCTTTGCAGATAAAATTGTCTGGTTAGTGGCGATTGCTGGGACCATTATTTTGGCCCTAATCGTTATCTTGATGATTCGGGAACGACGCTATGAGATTGGTGTCTTGCTATCCTTAGGTGAAGCCCGGTGGAAGATTGTGGCCCAGTTCTTCGTTGAAATGGTGATGGTTTTAGTTGTTTCAATTGTCATTGCTGGCATTGGCGGTAAGTTCGTGGGTAATCAGTTAGGTCAACAATTGGTTTCCCAACAAACGACGACGGCCACGACAAGTACCACCAGTACCCAAACGGGACAACCCGGTGGCACTGGCGGTGGCGCACCTAGTGGCACTACAGGTGGTAGTAAGCCTAGTGGTAATATGGGCGGCAATCCAGGCAGCAGTACCACGAGTGCAACCGCCTCACAAAAGCAAACGGAATTGGATATCAGCGTTACCATTATGGACTTAGTTGAACTAGGTGGTTTTGGCTTAGCGATTATGTTCTTATCCATTATGCTAGCATCTGGTGGAATTCTCCGACTACAACCGAAGAAAGTCTTAATTGAATAG
- a CDS encoding ABC transporter ATP-binding protein produces MLKANDIGYWYDRQANSLFEHVNLEFKAGNSYAIVGQSGSGKTTFLSLLAGLDKPRAGQIELNGEPINKIGLTAYRKSHVAIVFQAYNLFTYMSPLNNLLTAMAITASSHRGDKQYAADMLHKLGITDDQMKKNVQRLSGGQQQRVAIARTMVCDAKVVVADEPTGNLDEENTKYVIDQFQKIAHDQQKCVIIVTHEPDVARACDHAYRLASHEFTLEA; encoded by the coding sequence ATGTTAAAAGCAAATGATATTGGTTATTGGTATGATCGCCAAGCAAACAGTCTTTTCGAGCATGTGAATCTCGAATTCAAGGCAGGCAATTCTTATGCGATTGTTGGGCAGAGTGGTTCTGGTAAGACGACATTCTTATCCTTACTAGCTGGGTTAGACAAACCGCGTGCTGGTCAAATTGAACTAAACGGTGAACCGATTAACAAAATTGGGTTAACGGCCTATCGAAAATCGCACGTTGCAATCGTGTTTCAAGCGTACAATCTGTTTACCTACATGTCGCCGTTAAATAATTTATTAACGGCAATGGCGATTACGGCTTCTAGTCATCGCGGTGATAAGCAGTATGCGGCGGATATGTTGCACAAACTTGGGATTACTGATGACCAAATGAAGAAAAATGTGCAGCGGTTGTCTGGTGGGCAACAACAACGGGTCGCCATTGCGCGAACGATGGTCTGCGATGCCAAAGTGGTGGTGGCGGATGAACCAACAGGTAACTTAGATGAAGAAAATACGAAATATGTGATTGATCAATTTCAAAAGATTGCGCATGACCAACAAAAGTGTGTGATTATTGTGACACATGAACCGGACGTGGCGCGCGCTTGCGACCATGCTTATCGGTTAGCAAGTCATGAATTTACACTAGAAGCATAA
- a CDS encoding LysM peptidoglycan-binding domain-containing protein: protein MRIRNVVLSTVATLGLFAVSNTVANADTVTVKSGDTVAKIASANDTTVSAIKQANGLSNVNLIYVGDQLEVGSTTTSATTSTSSAADTTSTTTTKTSSTTATTSTTATTTNSSDSAAKAWIANKESGGSYTASNGNYYGKYQLSKSYLNGDYSAANQEKVATSYVNSRYGSWSAAKAHWLANGWY from the coding sequence ATGAGAATTAGAAATGTTGTTCTATCAACGGTGGCCACTTTAGGATTATTTGCAGTTAGCAATACGGTTGCTAATGCCGATACAGTGACGGTTAAGTCTGGTGACACGGTGGCTAAAATCGCCAGTGCTAACGATACGACGGTCAGTGCCATCAAACAAGCTAATGGTTTAAGCAACGTTAACTTAATCTACGTTGGCGATCAACTTGAAGTTGGTAGTACAACTACTTCAGCTACGACGAGTACAAGTTCAGCAGCTGATACAACCAGTACAACAACTACTAAGACTAGCTCTACAACAGCGACAACGAGCACAACTGCTACGACAACTAACTCTAGCGACAGTGCCGCTAAAGCATGGATTGCTAATAAAGAATCTGGTGGCTCATACACCGCTTCAAATGGCAATTACTATGGTAAATATCAATTAAGCAAGTCTTACTTGAATGGCGACTATTCAGCCGCTAACCAAGAAAAGGTTGCGACTAGTTATGTTAATTCCCGTTACGGCTCATGGAGTGCCGCTAAAGCGCACTGGTTAGCTAACGGCTGGTACTAA
- a CDS encoding helix-turn-helix transcriptional regulator, protein MAITFAHQLTKIRQQQHLSQAQLARQLTLPRSVVAQWEQGQTTPELDQLIKLAALLQVSLDDLVLGESTNRQLTTLPRLTTNGGWERLVRYWWLGLSLVGLILWALMSFSGAL, encoded by the coding sequence ATGGCGATAACTTTTGCCCATCAACTAACCAAAATTCGGCAACAACAACACTTGTCGCAAGCCCAACTGGCACGCCAATTAACATTGCCACGCTCGGTTGTCGCGCAGTGGGAGCAGGGACAAACAACCCCGGAACTAGATCAATTAATTAAGTTAGCAGCGTTGTTACAGGTTAGCTTGGATGACTTGGTTTTAGGTGAGTCAACTAATCGGCAACTGACCACGTTGCCTAGGCTGACGACCAATGGTGGTTGGGAGCGGTTGGTTCGTTATTGGTGGTTAGGCCTGTCATTAGTGGGGCTAATCCTGTGGGCATTAATGAGTTTTTCAGGGGCGCTTTGA
- a CDS encoding LysM domain-containing protein: protein MKIKNLALSTAAALALFAATTTAADAATVTVKAGDTVAEIANTYNTSVAAIKNANNLSNVNLIFVGDQLEVNGTATTATTSTTTPVANTTTTTAATTQSNHYQAAVSSSANTASTTNNTTVTTAPKAAATSSSVATTATKPAASTTSTTTTNTTNNSESSAKAWIANKESGGSYGATNGNYYGKYQLSKSYLNGDYSAANQEKVANNYVTSRYGSWAAAKAHSQANGWY, encoded by the coding sequence ATGAAAATCAAGAACCTTGCATTATCAACTGCCGCAGCTTTAGCTTTATTTGCTGCTACAACGACTGCTGCTGACGCCGCCACTGTTACTGTTAAAGCTGGTGACACCGTTGCCGAAATTGCGAACACTTACAACACCAGTGTTGCTGCAATCAAGAACGCCAACAACTTAAGCAACGTTAACTTAATTTTCGTCGGTGACCAACTTGAAGTTAATGGCACTGCAACGACTGCCACTACTTCAACGACCACACCAGTTGCTAATACAACTACAACCACAGCTGCAACGACTCAAAGTAACCATTACCAAGCAGCCGTTTCATCATCAGCTAACACGGCTTCAACAACTAACAACACGACTGTAACCACTGCACCTAAAGCAGCCGCTACTAGCAGTTCAGTTGCAACGACCGCCACTAAGCCAGCCGCATCAACGACTAGCACCACTACTACTAACACAACTAATAATAGTGAAAGCTCAGCCAAGGCTTGGATTGCTAACAAAGAATCTGGCGGTTCATATGGCGCAACTAATGGTAACTACTACGGTAAATACCAACTAAGCAAATCATACTTAAACGGTGATTACTCAGCTGCTAACCAAGAAAAAGTTGCTAACAACTACGTTACTTCCCGTTACGGCTCATGGGCTGCTGCTAAAGCTCATTCACAAGCAAACGGCTGGTACTAA